GCAACCGTAAGTCGTCACTGGTTCTCATGTATATTACTATAAGAGTGCTAAACTACTGATCAAGTCGGGTTTGCTCACCCAACATCATAGCTGATTTGGCAACCGCCCTGCTTTGCCCGGAGGTCAGCAACATGCTTCCGCTCAGTCTAAAGCCGTACATGCAGCTCCTCCACCCCAAGGGCGCTACTCCTTTTGCATTGCGCTTGGTTCTTGTTCTAAGGCAATCACCTACAATGTTTGAGGTGTGAAATACCAACTTAAACCACAGTGTTCTGCTTTACAGCCAGATTGCATCTCTTTATTACAACAAAAGCCCATGTGTATTTCcagaaaataaataaaggaaTGTGGGAGCAAGTGCTAATAGATGCCAACTTCAACCCGTTTACTTATGAATGGATCGACTTACGTTATGTCTTAAAACCAAAATTATGAAAGCATCAAGTAATCTAAATAAATCCAAACCATTGTTTAAATAGAGATGAATTTGAAACCAAAATTCCCAAATCACCTCATTATTAATACATGTCACATATATAATATAAACCTCTCCCACTTTTCACTCTTCATACCCAAAATTAATACATCTCATAATAAATGTTTCGTCTGCTCAAATCAACCTTTTTAACAATACAGAACATGCCCGCTGTTAATTTAACCACGGGAAAACCTTGGGAGATGTGGGAAGTCGTGCCGTAAGAACTTCCGCTCCAGTCTCAGTTACCTGCATGATACCATAAACATTAGGAAACTTATATATCTTAATTGGTTATATAAACTTTAGAGTAAACTTCctttttgctccctgtggtttggtcactttaacggttttgctccaaacctttaaaaatagccatttttactccctgatgtttcgatttttttgccagtttgctccccgcctctaactctatttaaattgtttgtttttccattttgctccccgcagggagcaaactggcaacaaaaccaaaacatcaaggagtaaaatggctatttttaaaggtttggggcaaaaccgttaaagtgaccaaaccacagggagcaaaacggaagtttactctaaacttTACAAAAAAATTGTTACAAGATGCTATCATGCGTATAAACTTTGCAAGTAGCATACCAAAAGGGTATGTTCAAACTGAGCACTGCGTTTGCCATCTGCAGTAACAGCAGTCCAGCCATCAGGCCACATCCGATCACGCCACACGCCTGTATTCAAAGCGTTGAACTATATCTTAGTAAAGACAAATAAAGAAATTGGCGAAAACATCGTATTTCAAATATTGCGCAAATTACCAGCGTTTATCATAGGTTCAATAGTGAAGGTCTGTCCAGCTTTCATCACACCAACTGCTTTATTTCCTACTTCAAGTTAAGGTCACCATGGTAATAACGGGATAGAGATAGCAATTTCTATAGACGGGTCAATTTAAACAAATTACCAAATATAACCCGCTTTGATGttttaccaaattacccaagttGGATTATATTATGTTGTATATGAAAGGCAATCTGTAGGATACTGGCATAATGGGGTATGTTTGGTGCACAATGGAAGAGATCTCCAATACCATGCCCGCAATAGGATTTCACCTGAATTCGGAAACATAAGAGTCGATGCAAAAAAAAATTATCAGAAGATGCAATATATTAAAAACGTTGGGAAGACGAATTATATAGTTGTATAATTTACCACTGATAAACCAGACATCGTCGCATGTCTATTTATAATTTCCCCAATTTCACGAAAGCGTACTCCAGGTTTGACTGGATTGATAAGAAATTCATCAGAACGGATTACAAATATAAAAGACAGTAGTATAAGGCGTGTTCCTAAAGCCTATTCAAAGAAGTTAAAAGTACATTTAtgatttaaatcatttaataagAAGGGTGTATTTTATCCAAATTTCATATAAAATAAATGTCACTTGATCAATGTTAGTTTTTTTATGAATGATACATGAGGTGACAATACTTACCGATAGCTATTGCTTTTTCCAAACACTCATAAGTACATTTGACCAGTTGTTGAGATGCCTCATCCACATTACCAACAAAAAAGGTTTCATTTAAGTCACCTGCAAAGACAAGCGGTTGGTTTAACAAACCACGTTAACCACTCTTAACCATTTAGGCCAAAGCTTTAAAAGAAAAAACTTTTTCAAAGCCTCTTTAACCATTTGGTTTTACTTTATGAATTTTCGAAGAGTTCTAGAAGTATCCTACAAGTGTTTCTTCCTATAGGATGTAGGATCATACATACTCTGTCTCTATGATTTTCAAATACTATGCTCTTTAAAAGTTAATTACAATAGTATATGGGTCAGTTTTGCTTCTAAAAGGTTGTTCAGGAAATAAACAAAAACCACATTTTCTAAAGTATAAGAGCTgagctatgcagttaatatcggtgagatatcggttatatcggtcatatcggtcccttagtaaaatatcggtgtcaaatatcggtcaaaatatcggtaccgatattatcggcgatattgaccgatttgaccgatatctcaccgatatatcaccgatatttgaccgatataaccgatatatcactgatatatcactgaattattggtgttaaattgctatatatataaattctgcattatattaaaactattgatatcccaccgatatctcaccaagataacctatatttcaaatatcggtcctttaCCAATATCCGATGTTTTACTGCATTAACTGCATAGGAGTAGTAAACCTCACCATGGACCCCTTTATAATAAAGGGATATGTCAACGTTCACGATATCTCCATCCTCTAATTTCCTGGAAGAAATAATTACAAAGTCACAAAGCAGAATATTAATCAAGATTCACAGACCAAATGGAAGTAACACTAGACCAAAAAATACAAATTCTTGAAATTCTTGATAAACATGAAAATCAGGATTGAAACAGTAAAGGAAATAGATAAGGGTTCACAACATCGAGGATGCATATGATCGATACCTTGCGTCTGGAATCCCATGGCAGATTACTTCGTTAACAGACCTGGATATATAAGCACTCGTGTCAATGAAAAAAAAGATGGCTACAACACATTTTGAGTATCATTCATACAGAGTCAAAAGTACTTACGTGCAGCAAGACTTGGGGAAGAAATGATAATTCAATGGAGATGGATATGCTCCTGCAATGAGTAGACATAAACAAATTTAATTAGAATCTGATTTGGAATGTGAAATAGACTACTTTCATTATTCATATTTGATGTTAATAAGTATTCAGTTTTGGAAAAACCGAAAAACAAACAATAATTATACTTACATGTACTTTACGTCTTGTAAATACAAAAATAAATGTGTTAAAAAGTGCAGAGGAATAGACAATAAGAATACTTTTCCTGAAATCGATGGATTGGATACAGAAAAAAACTTTACATACCAGCGGCAATGGTTGCTTCATGAACCACAGCATCAATTTCATCGGTGGTCACACCAGGGCGCACAACACGTGCAGCCGCATCCAAAACTTCCCTTGCTATCTGTGAAAATATGATTCGTTACTAATAGTAAAATGACATGAAGCATTATATTTCTATACATATTTCAAAAGCAATAACTGAacttataaaaattaaaaaataacaaaaaacttACTCGGTTAGTTTCTCTCATTCTCGCAATTTTCTCTGCAGATTTAATCTTCGGAAACAAAGTATTTGAAAAGCGCATTAAATGATTAGATCACAACTatgaataaatatataaataaataaataaaataaatccaGCATAGTTTATAAGACTACCTCAACAACATGCTGCAGATCACTAGCAGGCTCGATTTTTGGAATTCCCTGCAAGGTTAATATTACCAGTGTTTACTAAGTGCCTTTCGATACGAGCAAACAAGTAGCTTAAAATAACAAAATTCAATTATAATCTTGATAACTCACATCAACTGCCCAGTCGGGTAGCTCAATGCCTGCTGGTACTACACGCTTTTTTGATATGGGATATGGTCTTAATGGtctgcaaaaaaaaattaatggaaCTTTAGAAACAAACATTAAGATCATTCAAATATATTGATCAAAGATATAAAAACAAGCGCAAATCCAGCAGCAAGACAAGAACTAAAAGACTATCagactttatttttataaactaACTTCTTTAAAATCTAATTCACAGATAATAATATTGTAATAATCATAATTGACTTCTAATTTGTCCTTACAATAGGAAATACTGAAGATATTTATCCAACTATAAAGAATGATGCCAGACTTTACGTTAGACCTCTAGTAATATAGGtatctcttaactgttttcagctATATACAGTTTAAACTTAAACAAAGCATCATTCATTATATAATAACGTTCTCAAGTACATACtagccccgcttgcggtatgcacgtataatgtatatatgtgtgggcgctcggggggaaaagtgaaagtgcactaactTTAACGTTAGTTTACTAATTTCGTTAAAATAACactaaaagagggggatggttaatcatgcatcatgtggtggcgttgatagccgaaagagtctttgtcccgattgttgagTGTCATGTGCCttgtgtccaaggcttgatgcaaaactactatcaagccgggggtctcactggaagcagcctctctattactacggggtagaggtaaggttgtctacatcttaccctcctcagaccctaccttagctttgctattgatgggatttacagagtatgatgatgatgatgatgttctcAAGTACATACAATTCAAACAAATAACTATTCATTCATAGCATTGGTCGTCAAGTAGTGAGAGTACGTGTCAAATATGTTCTCCGTTACATTATCTATGCAGTTCTAACATAAAACAAAATCTCATCAATTAGCCTAGGTGACATGATTCCAACCCAAAACAGTCCAACAATGATAAGTCCGCCCTACTTAATCCTATCATTAGCCATGTTACCAAACCATAACATATTAAAAACAAcattttttcccaaaaataataaaaaaacttcGCCCAGAACAATACCCTGTCCAGTCAAAATGAGGCATTTGCGCTGTCCGCGACTGTCCTTTCCTCAAACAATACAACCAACCATCACTCGGAGAAGCTATACCACTTTCCCATGGCGTGTTCGATCCAATCGACGACAACTTTGCCTTCAAATGAACTGCTTTATGAGAACTCCAAGATGCCTTAAAACAGTCCTGAGTACTGTCAACAATAACATCAAAAGCTCAATGCTAACACAATCCAATTATAACTAAAACAAATCGATATCATGATCATCACAGTAACCTAAACAACcaataaaaagaacaaaaaaacaGAGCAGAACAGCAACAAACCAGAAAGAAGCACCTTCACGAGGAAGCTTCAACTCAACACACTTAGGGCACCTGAAATTTCACACATAAAATTATCTAACATTTCTTTCTAAACTAGCAGGGGAAGAATCATGAGAAGACTAGAAAACTCAATACCGAACATGTGTAATATATACCGCATACATGTGTAGTATATACCACTTATATATAGTACTACATATACTGCATATATGCAGCATACGATATAATGTACGATACTACAGATATTCAGTATATCCTACATATATACAGCATATGTACTACGTATATGCGGTGCATATATGCTGCATACGATATAATGCGCGATACTACAGATATTCAGTATATCCTACATATATACAGCATATGTACTACATATATGCGGTGCATACCACATATATGCAGTATATGATGTATTACATATATGCAGTATATATTGCATATATGTAGTATTGCGCAATATATCGTATACAGCATATATGCAGTATATGTAGTACTACATATAAGCGGTATATATTACACATGTATGCTGTATATATTACACATGTCCGATATtgagttttctagttttctcatgatcatGTGCCTAATAAagattaatattaattaatattataattaaaaaCTGATCAGGTCAACAATCAAAATCGATGTTAATCGCATGAATAAATTGAAGGAGGTCAAGTAATTAATTGCAAGTAAATATCAGAAATGATAAACACATACTGAAGATGAGCAGGTTTTCCGCATTTAACACATGATAAACTACTCTCCGTAACATCTGTACCGCCGGTCATTACTATCAGCTGTTATTCATGAAATTGAATTAATCCATAATGATATCGAATAATAATTACGCGATGAATAGATACAGAAACGTAAATGTAAACTTGCCTTTgaatcgaatttgaatgatgattttGATACAGAGAGAGAAACTAGGGTTTGCAGAAAATGAACGGGAATGGGTAATATACTGGCGGCTGTATCATATAAGGTTGAGGGGCTTTTTTGAGCGTTAGGTATTCTTTGAGGTCGGTTTTGTAATTGTGGAATTTGTATAGGGTCTACTATTCACACCTAACTTTTTGCGATTTACACCAATGGTATGTTTGGTatgggtaatggaatggacgatgGAATAGAATGTATGAGGTAATATGAGGTAACGGAATTGATCATTACCATTACATGTCTTGTTTGGTTTGTTGATCAGttatgtttaaacataatggaaaacatgtaactcatacatgttacagcagataggTCAGCAGATAATCCAGAGACAGATGCAGCCACGTAGTTCAACATGATACTCAGCTTGATTTGGTTCCCGTTTAGAATGTATGTTCTTGATGGTAGTACCGAATTCTAGGGTCAAGAATTCGTGATTATGGAGAGATAGGGGAGACGAATTATGTATTGATGTTATGAATGTCTAACCTTAATTCCTCTCTAGTAATCTCCTTATAGACACCCAAAGAGaaacttaattaattaa
The Helianthus annuus cultivar XRQ/B chromosome 6, HanXRQr2.0-SUNRISE, whole genome shotgun sequence genome window above contains:
- the LOC110864741 gene encoding methionine aminopeptidase 1A; translated protein: MTGGTDVTESSLSCVKCGKPAHLQCPKCVELKLPREGASFCTQDCFKASWSSHKAVHLKAKLSSIGSNTPWESGIASPSDGWLYCLRKGQSRTAQMPHFDWTGPLRPYPISKKRVVPAGIELPDWAVDGIPKIEPASDLQHVVEIKSAEKIARMRETNRIAREVLDAAARVVRPGVTTDEIDAVVHEATIAAGAYPSPLNYHFFPKSCCTSVNEVICHGIPDARKLEDGDIVNVDISLYYKGVHGDLNETFFVGNVDEASQQLVKCTYECLEKAIAIVKPGVRFREIGEIINRHATMSGLSVVKSYCGHGIGDLFHCAPNIPHYARNKAVGVMKAGQTFTIEPMINAGVWRDRMWPDGWTAVTADGKRSAQFEHTLLVTETGAEVLTARLPTSPKVFPWLN